A region from the Acidobacteriota bacterium genome encodes:
- the aceF gene encoding dihydrolipoyllysine-residue acetyltransferase: protein MATEFKLPELGENIETGELVRLMISPGANIAEGQPVMELETDKAVIEVPSSVSGTVGEIRVKEGDKLRVGQVIFTVENGAKPSAAKTEAAPAQPKASAPAPAKPAATAVSATVPKIEASAAPAPQAATPASSGPSEFKLQELGENISSGDLVRLMIAPGSRVSEGQPVMELETDKAVVEVPSNVSGIVREVKVKEGEKIKVGQVIFTLEGGAPAPAEAPKRHQPVEHISGQHAARLAFQMAMRAEGKTEEQALPPDQPFVSVPVPTFTMPVQLAKVAGTEHRDPVPAAPHVRRLAREIGVDIHSVQGSGPGGRISDDDVKLHAKNMLAAAAVAAQTPALGFIEPELPDFSKWGKIERVSMRGVRRKTAEHLRQAWNTIPHVTQQDRSDITELEQLRAKFAPRAEEAGGKMTVTAIALKVVASALKVFPQFNASIDMGKEEIVYKQYISIGVAVDTDRGLLVPVIRDVDKKNIVELAAELTQLSKKAKEKKLTPEEMTGGTFTITNLGGIGGTGFSPIVNHPEVAILGLSRSRMEPEWVNNKFEPRLILPLSLSYDHRLIDGADAARFLRWIAEAFEQPFLLSVQG, encoded by the coding sequence ATGGCAACGGAATTCAAACTGCCCGAACTCGGGGAGAACATCGAGACCGGCGAATTGGTGCGCCTCATGATCAGCCCCGGCGCAAATATCGCCGAGGGTCAACCCGTGATGGAACTGGAGACGGACAAGGCGGTCATCGAGGTACCGTCGTCGGTCAGCGGCACGGTGGGCGAGATCCGTGTCAAGGAAGGCGACAAACTCCGTGTCGGGCAAGTGATCTTCACCGTGGAAAATGGGGCAAAGCCTTCGGCCGCCAAGACTGAAGCTGCGCCCGCACAACCCAAGGCTTCTGCTCCAGCACCTGCAAAACCCGCGGCCACTGCCGTTTCCGCAACCGTCCCCAAGATCGAAGCTTCCGCGGCGCCCGCTCCTCAAGCGGCGACGCCGGCATCGTCGGGACCTAGCGAGTTCAAACTGCAGGAACTCGGGGAGAACATCAGTTCTGGAGATCTGGTGCGCCTGATGATCGCGCCTGGCTCGCGTGTTTCCGAAGGCCAGCCGGTGATGGAACTGGAAACCGACAAGGCAGTCGTGGAAGTTCCGTCCAACGTCAGCGGCATCGTGCGCGAAGTGAAAGTTAAGGAAGGCGAGAAGATCAAAGTCGGTCAGGTGATCTTTACGCTGGAAGGCGGTGCACCCGCGCCAGCCGAAGCACCGAAGCGTCACCAGCCCGTTGAGCATATTTCGGGACAGCATGCTGCTCGCCTTGCATTCCAGATGGCGATGAGAGCCGAGGGCAAGACAGAAGAACAGGCCCTTCCACCGGATCAGCCATTTGTATCCGTGCCGGTGCCGACGTTTACGATGCCGGTGCAACTCGCCAAGGTGGCAGGTACGGAACATCGCGATCCGGTCCCCGCGGCTCCGCATGTGCGACGACTCGCACGCGAGATCGGTGTCGACATCCACAGCGTGCAAGGGAGTGGACCGGGCGGGCGAATCAGCGACGACGACGTCAAACTGCACGCGAAAAATATGCTGGCCGCAGCGGCCGTAGCCGCTCAGACTCCGGCTCTCGGATTTATCGAGCCAGAACTTCCCGACTTTTCGAAGTGGGGCAAGATCGAACGCGTCTCCATGCGTGGCGTACGGCGCAAGACGGCCGAACACTTGCGGCAGGCCTGGAACACGATTCCTCACGTCACACAACAAGACCGCTCCGACATTACCGAACTCGAGCAACTGCGTGCCAAGTTTGCACCACGCGCGGAAGAAGCCGGCGGCAAGATGACCGTGACCGCCATTGCGCTTAAAGTAGTCGCGTCTGCGCTGAAAGTCTTCCCCCAATTCAATGCCTCGATCGACATGGGGAAGGAAGAAATTGTCTACAAGCAGTACATCAGTATCGGCGTCGCCGTGGACACGGACCGTGGACTGCTCGTGCCCGTGATTCGCGACGTCGACAAAAAGAACATCGTCGAACTCGCCGCGGAACTTACGCAGCTCTCCAAAAAAGCGAAAGAGAAGAAGCTGACTCCCGAAGAAATGACGGGCGGCACCTTCACGATTACGAATCTGGGCGGAATCGGCGGCACAGGATTCTCGCCGATCGTGAATCATCCGGAGGTCGCGATTCTCGGACTATCGCGTTCGCGCATGGAGCCGGAGTGGGTAAACAACAAATTTGAACCGCGCTTGATTCTGCCGCTCTCGCTCTCCTACGATCACCGACTGATCGATGGCGCCGACGCCGCGCGCTTTCTGCGCTGGATTGCAGAAGCGTTTGAACAGCCGTTCTTATTGTCGGTGCAGGGCTAA
- the lpdA gene encoding dihydrolipoyl dehydrogenase: MANDSNLRVAVIGGGPGGYAAAFLAADLGMKVTLIDPEVNPGGVCLYRGCIPSKALLHVAKLLEEAEQAKNWGIEFGEPKVDLNKLRGWKESVVKKLTGGLGQLSKQRSVQFVSGKAAFVNSTTLKITKTAAGGEETMTFDRIIIATGSRPSVVPSLKLDSPRMMDSTGALDLPDIPKTLLVIGGGYIGLELGSVYATLGTKVTCVEMLPGLLPGADRDLVLPLHKRLEKLFSAILLNTTVKSLKEEKNGIRVTLEGPDVTEKEQVFDRVLMSVGRRPNSEIPGLDKTKVKVNAKGFIEINGQRQTADPTIYAIGDVAGEPMLAHKAMHEGRTAVEAIAGHKVAFEPNAIPAVVFTDPEIAWAGLTETQAKEQERAVTVAKFPWAASGRAITLDRPEGLTKLIIDAKTERVLGVGIVGAGAGELIAEGVLAIEMCALAADVGMTIHPHPTLSETMMEAAEIFYGHATDIYRPKKA, from the coding sequence ATGGCGAACGATTCAAACTTGCGCGTTGCCGTAATTGGCGGTGGACCGGGCGGCTATGCTGCCGCGTTCCTCGCCGCTGACTTGGGCATGAAAGTCACCCTGATCGATCCCGAAGTGAACCCGGGCGGTGTCTGCCTCTATCGCGGATGTATTCCGTCCAAGGCTCTTCTCCATGTTGCCAAACTGCTAGAAGAAGCTGAGCAGGCAAAGAATTGGGGCATCGAATTCGGCGAGCCGAAAGTCGACCTCAACAAGCTGCGCGGATGGAAAGAGAGCGTCGTCAAGAAACTCACCGGCGGCCTCGGACAACTCTCCAAACAGCGCTCTGTACAGTTCGTATCCGGCAAGGCGGCATTCGTAAATTCCACCACGCTGAAAATCACGAAGACGGCTGCGGGTGGCGAAGAAACGATGACCTTCGACCGCATCATCATCGCGACCGGATCCCGCCCGAGCGTCGTGCCGAGTCTCAAGCTCGACAGCCCGCGCATGATGGATTCGACCGGCGCTCTCGATCTTCCCGATATTCCAAAAACTTTGCTCGTCATCGGCGGCGGATACATCGGATTGGAACTCGGATCCGTTTATGCGACGCTGGGGACAAAAGTTACTTGCGTTGAAATGTTGCCCGGGTTGCTCCCCGGCGCAGATCGCGACCTGGTACTACCTCTACACAAGCGCCTGGAGAAACTGTTCTCCGCGATCCTGCTGAACACGACCGTCAAATCTCTAAAAGAAGAGAAGAACGGGATTCGCGTGACTCTCGAAGGCCCGGACGTGACCGAGAAGGAACAAGTTTTCGATCGTGTCCTGATGTCGGTCGGGCGCCGGCCGAATTCTGAAATCCCCGGCCTCGACAAAACGAAAGTTAAAGTAAACGCCAAGGGCTTCATCGAAATCAACGGACAGCGGCAGACTGCCGATCCTACGATTTATGCGATCGGCGACGTTGCTGGAGAACCGATGCTCGCCCACAAAGCGATGCATGAGGGCCGCACCGCAGTCGAAGCCATCGCTGGACACAAAGTTGCTTTCGAACCGAATGCTATTCCAGCGGTTGTATTTACGGATCCAGAAATTGCGTGGGCCGGCCTCACCGAAACACAGGCCAAGGAACAGGAACGCGCAGTCACCGTTGCCAAGTTTCCATGGGCAGCCTCTGGACGAGCGATCACGCTGGACCGGCCCGAGGGCTTGACCAAGCTGATCATCGATGCAAAAACTGAACGGGTACTCGGGGTCGGCATTGTCGGAGCGGGCGCGGGCGAACTCATCGCAGAGGGTGTGCTGGCGATCGAAATGTGCGCCTTGGCCGCCGATGTGGGCATGACGATTCACCCGCATCCGACGCTGTCCGAAACGATGATGGAGGCGGCAGAAATTTTCTACGGGCACGCAACCGACATCTACCGTCCCAAAAAGGCGTAG
- a CDS encoding mechanosensitive ion channel family protein, which translates to MKKFLFLVLLLSISANTLQAQSVGTLLRGGQQTATSAPATTDPLGRDTPSGTVFGFLQMAQAGNYKSAAEYLQLSTVRRQSQGPELASKLKVLMDRACVGCARRISQNPEGSPENGDLGSQTIGSFVSGNEGDVPVVLVRVADPSAGKVWLFSYETLSKVTELYDNLQAHQIESKLPPVLVGKLFLGLPLWQWLAMLIAIPAAAAIGWAIILILAIPRRLWLKYTNRPNLHSYVRVSGPMLLFFGTIAHRVLTSYLGLPLLPRVYYYRGSGMVVAIGFFWFLLRANGIAMQRLRALAVGAGRTGTGSLMVLGERLLKAVIIGIAVLVILAIAGFDLTTVLAGVGIGGIAIAFAAQKTLENLFGGVSVLADEVIRVGDTCRFGDRVGVIEDISLRSTRVRTTERTELSIPNGALAAMNVENLTRRDKILFNPTLSVKYETTPDQLRYLLAGVRRMLYEHPKVEQRSANIRLANFGTSALSLDIVSYLLTTDATEFNAIREDLLLRIMEIVREAGTDFAFASSTVYLTREPGLDRKKVAAAERQVKEWREEKQLPFPDFASADKSSFQGSIAYPDRDSAVGEGSR; encoded by the coding sequence ATGAAAAAATTTTTGTTCCTGGTTCTGCTCTTATCGATCTCCGCAAATACCCTGCAGGCGCAGTCCGTCGGCACTTTGCTGAGGGGCGGACAGCAGACCGCCACTTCCGCGCCCGCCACTACTGACCCTCTTGGACGAGACACGCCGTCGGGCACGGTCTTCGGCTTCCTGCAAATGGCCCAGGCCGGCAACTACAAGTCGGCAGCCGAGTACTTGCAACTCAGCACCGTGCGCCGGCAGTCACAGGGTCCTGAACTGGCCAGCAAGCTGAAAGTCCTGATGGATCGTGCCTGTGTGGGATGCGCCCGGCGCATCAGTCAGAATCCGGAAGGCAGTCCGGAAAATGGAGACCTGGGCTCCCAAACCATCGGGTCCTTCGTGAGCGGGAACGAAGGAGACGTTCCGGTAGTGCTGGTCCGCGTCGCGGATCCGAGTGCCGGAAAAGTCTGGTTATTTTCCTACGAGACGCTCAGTAAAGTCACCGAACTTTACGACAACCTGCAAGCCCATCAGATCGAAAGCAAACTTCCCCCGGTGCTTGTCGGCAAACTGTTTCTGGGTCTGCCACTCTGGCAGTGGCTGGCGATGCTGATTGCGATTCCGGCCGCGGCAGCAATCGGATGGGCGATCATACTGATTCTCGCGATTCCGCGGCGTCTCTGGCTTAAATATACGAATCGCCCGAACTTGCATTCTTACGTACGCGTCTCCGGACCCATGCTGTTGTTTTTCGGGACCATCGCCCACCGCGTGCTGACGTCCTATCTTGGGTTGCCTCTGCTGCCGCGTGTTTACTACTACCGCGGGAGTGGCATGGTTGTGGCCATCGGGTTCTTCTGGTTCTTGCTGCGGGCCAACGGCATCGCCATGCAGCGCCTGCGCGCGCTTGCGGTGGGCGCAGGACGCACGGGTACCGGTTCGCTGATGGTGCTCGGCGAGCGATTGCTCAAAGCCGTCATCATCGGGATCGCCGTCCTGGTCATCCTGGCGATTGCTGGATTCGACCTGACCACCGTGCTCGCCGGTGTCGGCATCGGCGGCATCGCGATTGCCTTTGCCGCGCAAAAGACTCTCGAGAACTTGTTCGGTGGCGTCTCAGTGCTGGCGGACGAAGTTATCCGCGTCGGCGACACCTGCCGCTTTGGCGACCGGGTGGGCGTAATCGAAGACATCAGTTTGCGATCGACGCGGGTTCGCACGACGGAACGTACCGAACTCTCGATTCCGAACGGCGCGCTGGCCGCGATGAATGTAGAGAATCTCACTCGCCGGGACAAGATTCTCTTCAATCCCACGCTCAGCGTGAAGTATGAGACCACGCCCGACCAGCTGCGATATTTACTCGCGGGCGTGCGGCGGATGTTGTATGAACACCCCAAAGTCGAACAGCGCAGCGCGAATATCCGACTGGCAAATTTCGGCACGAGTGCGCTTAGCCTGGATATTGTGAGTTATTTGCTGACGACAGACGCCACGGAATTCAATGCGATTCGAGAGGATCTCCTCCTCCGCATCATGGAAATCGTCCGCGAGGCGGGCACTGATTTTGCCTTCGCATCCAGCACCGTCTATCTAACCCGCGAGCCTGGTCTCGACCGGAAAAAGGTCGCCGCTGCTGAACGCCAGGTAAAGGAGTGGCGAGAGGAGAAGCAACTTCCCTTCCCGGACTTCGCGTCCGCGGACAAATCGTCTTTTCAAGGCTCGATCGCGTATCCCGACCGGGATTCGGCCGTCGGCGAGGGCTCCCGGTAA